A DNA window from Streptomyces bacillaris contains the following coding sequences:
- the malQ gene encoding 4-alpha-glucanotransferase, with product MGLSRLAALHGVATSYSPSPDATVSVPDDTVIAVLAALGVDAGTPEAVRRSLVATESRSRLLPPTVVVWAGEPLPPALTGLPPGSTVRVEPEPAAGGGRAPGSGPVTGTGGVGPARAAGSAQTAGPAPETPGEAAAPVGAAQATGAGTGTAAPVQTPGPAPDVPAGPAQATAPTSAAGPTSAAGPETGTGTTGGTVPRDPAAPAGWTQPPYGIHRLHVRTPDHHEATATLVVAPARVPQPPERTHGFLVQLYSLLSARSWGMGDLGDLADLAAWAGRTLGSGFVQVNPLHAAFPGRPTDPSPYRPSSRRFPDPVHLHVESIPEYGQLHDRALLDDLRQDAAALSEAVLNKGALIDRDAVWELKRQALELIAEVPLTPGRRAAYCDFLAEQGRALEDHALWCALAEEHGPDWHAWPEPLRDPRSPATARARARLLDRVDLHCRLAWLTATQLADAQRAAEDAGMEIGIVHDLAVGVHPAGADTWAQRDAFAHGMSVGAPPDAFNARGQDWGLPPWRPDALAATGYAAFRGLLRGLLAHAGALRIDHVMGLFRLWWVPEGRPPTDGTYVSYDAEAMLAVLVLEAHRAGAVVVGEDLGTVEPGVREALARRGVLGTSVLWFERDWDGDGRPLAPEKWRQDCLATATTHDLPSTAARLTGDHVTLRHRLGLLTRTLEEELTEDVTGTAEWLALLARLRMLPEGDGDEPAAVRAVHRFLAATPARMIGVWLPDTVGDRRPQNLPGTWDQYPNWRLPIADLEGHPVTLEEITASPRLHALMEVLRPRRSRTAPPGERPV from the coding sequence ATGGGCTTGTCCCGGCTCGCCGCACTGCACGGTGTCGCCACCTCCTACTCCCCGTCCCCGGATGCCACGGTGTCCGTCCCCGACGACACGGTCATCGCCGTGCTCGCCGCGCTGGGCGTGGACGCCGGTACTCCGGAGGCCGTACGGAGGTCGCTCGTCGCCACGGAGTCCCGCTCGCGCCTGCTGCCGCCGACCGTGGTGGTCTGGGCCGGTGAGCCACTGCCGCCCGCACTGACCGGACTGCCGCCCGGCTCGACCGTCAGGGTCGAGCCGGAGCCGGCGGCCGGGGGCGGGAGAGCCCCGGGGTCCGGACCGGTCACCGGAACCGGGGGCGTCGGACCCGCGCGGGCCGCCGGATCCGCGCAGACCGCCGGGCCCGCGCCGGAAACGCCCGGTGAGGCCGCCGCGCCTGTCGGGGCCGCGCAGGCCACCGGAGCCGGAACCGGAACCGCCGCACCCGTGCAGACCCCCGGGCCCGCGCCGGACGTGCCCGCCGGACCGGCGCAGGCCACCGCACCCACGAGTGCCGCCGGACCCACGAGTGCCGCCGGACCGGAGACCGGAACCGGAACCACCGGGGGCACTGTCCCCCGTGATCCCGCCGCCCCCGCCGGTTGGACCCAGCCTCCGTACGGGATCCACCGCCTCCACGTCCGTACGCCCGACCACCACGAAGCCACCGCCACCCTGGTCGTCGCCCCGGCCCGGGTCCCGCAGCCGCCCGAGCGCACCCACGGCTTCCTGGTCCAGCTCTACTCCCTGCTCTCCGCCCGCTCCTGGGGCATGGGGGACCTCGGGGACCTGGCCGACCTCGCCGCCTGGGCCGGGCGCACCCTCGGCTCCGGGTTCGTCCAGGTCAACCCGTTGCACGCGGCGTTCCCCGGCCGCCCCACCGACCCCTCCCCGTACCGCCCCTCCTCGCGCCGCTTTCCCGACCCCGTCCATCTGCACGTCGAGTCCATCCCGGAGTACGGGCAGCTCCACGACCGGGCCCTCCTGGACGACCTCCGCCAGGACGCCGCCGCCCTCAGCGAGGCCGTGCTCAACAAGGGCGCCCTGATCGACCGGGACGCCGTCTGGGAGCTGAAGCGGCAGGCCCTGGAGCTGATCGCGGAGGTCCCGCTCACCCCCGGCCGCCGCGCCGCCTACTGCGACTTCCTGGCCGAGCAGGGCCGGGCCCTGGAGGACCACGCCCTCTGGTGCGCCCTCGCGGAGGAGCACGGGCCCGACTGGCACGCCTGGCCCGAGCCCCTGCGCGACCCCCGCTCCCCGGCCACCGCCCGCGCCCGCGCCCGGCTGCTGGACCGGGTGGACCTCCACTGCCGCCTCGCCTGGCTGACGGCCACCCAGCTGGCCGACGCCCAGCGGGCCGCCGAGGACGCCGGGATGGAGATCGGGATCGTCCACGACCTGGCCGTCGGGGTGCACCCGGCGGGCGCCGACACCTGGGCCCAGCGGGACGCCTTCGCCCACGGCATGTCCGTCGGCGCGCCCCCGGACGCCTTCAACGCCCGCGGCCAGGACTGGGGGCTGCCGCCCTGGCGCCCCGACGCCCTCGCCGCCACCGGCTACGCCGCCTTCCGGGGCCTGCTGCGCGGCCTGCTGGCCCACGCGGGCGCCCTGCGCATCGACCACGTCATGGGCCTCTTCCGGCTCTGGTGGGTGCCCGAGGGGCGCCCGCCCACCGACGGCACCTATGTCTCGTACGACGCCGAGGCGATGCTCGCCGTCCTCGTCCTGGAGGCCCACCGCGCGGGCGCGGTCGTCGTGGGGGAGGACCTGGGCACCGTCGAGCCCGGCGTCCGCGAGGCGCTCGCCCGGCGCGGGGTGCTCGGCACCTCCGTGCTCTGGTTCGAGCGCGACTGGGACGGCGACGGCCGCCCGCTGGCCCCCGAGAAGTGGCGGCAGGACTGCCTCGCCACCGCCACCACCCACGATCTGCCCTCCACCGCCGCCCGGCTGACCGGCGATCATGTGACGCTGCGCCACCGCCTCGGCCTGCTCACCCGCACCCTGGAGGAGGAGCTGACCGAGGACGTCACGGGCACCGCCGAGTGGCTGGCGCTCCTCGCCCGGCTGCGGATGCTCCCCGAGGGCGACGGCGACGAGCCCGCCGCCGTCCGCGCGGTCCACCGCTTCCTGGCCGCCACCCCCGCCCGGATGATCGGCGTCTGGCTCCCCGACACCGTGGGCGACCGCCGCCCGCAGAACCTCCCCGGCACCTGGGACCAGTACCCCAACTGGCGGCTGCCGATCGCGGACCTGGAGGGCCACCCCGTCACCCTGGAGGAGATCACCGCCTCGCCCCGCCTGCACGCCCTGATGGAGGTCCTGCGCCCCCGGAGGTCCCGTACGGCACCCCCGGGCGAGCGCCCCGTCTAG
- a CDS encoding LysR family transcriptional regulator produces the protein MTEWDVKKLRILRTLRDHGTVTATAEALLMTPSAVSQQLTNLARQLGVELLEPQGRRVRLTDAAHLVLRHAEAVFAQLERADAELTGYLRGEAGEVRVGAFSTAVPALVVPAVRLLRAEERPGPDVRVREAEAAQAYELLTAGEVDLALSLAAHAPTARDPRFSLFPLLADPLDVALPAAHPLAGAPALRLADLAADRWIFGGSGPWSEITTAACEAAGFVPEQAHSAAGWTAILALVEAGMGIALVPRMASRGQRPEGVVTRVLEADQPRRHVVAAVRHGAESGPAVARVLGALTRIAESFS, from the coding sequence ATGACCGAGTGGGACGTCAAGAAGCTCCGCATCCTGCGCACCCTGCGCGACCACGGCACGGTGACGGCGACCGCCGAGGCGCTCCTGATGACCCCCTCCGCCGTCTCCCAGCAGCTCACCAACCTGGCCAGACAGCTCGGCGTGGAACTCCTGGAGCCGCAGGGCCGCCGGGTCCGCCTCACCGATGCCGCCCACCTCGTCCTGCGCCACGCCGAGGCGGTCTTCGCCCAGCTGGAGCGGGCCGACGCCGAACTCACCGGCTATCTGCGCGGCGAGGCGGGCGAGGTCCGGGTCGGCGCGTTCTCCACCGCCGTGCCTGCCCTCGTCGTCCCCGCCGTGCGGCTCCTGCGCGCCGAGGAGCGCCCGGGACCCGACGTACGCGTACGGGAGGCCGAGGCGGCCCAGGCGTACGAGCTGCTCACCGCGGGCGAGGTGGACCTGGCCCTCTCGCTGGCCGCCCACGCCCCGACCGCCCGCGACCCGCGCTTCTCCCTCTTCCCGCTGCTGGCCGACCCGCTGGACGTGGCGCTCCCGGCCGCCCACCCGCTGGCCGGTGCGCCCGCGCTGCGCCTCGCTGACCTGGCCGCCGACCGCTGGATCTTCGGCGGTTCGGGCCCCTGGTCCGAGATCACCACGGCCGCCTGCGAGGCGGCCGGCTTCGTCCCGGAGCAGGCCCACAGCGCCGCCGGCTGGACCGCGATCCTCGCCCTGGTCGAGGCGGGCATGGGCATCGCGCTCGTCCCCCGGATGGCCTCCCGGGGGCAGCGGCCGGAGGGCGTGGTGACCCGGGTCCTGGAGGCGGACCAGCCGCGCCGCCATGTGGTGGCGGCGGTCCGGCACGGGGCGGAGAGCGGCCCGGCGGTGGCGCGGGTGCTCGGGGCGCTGACCCGGATCGCGGAATCATTCAGTTGA
- the alc gene encoding allantoicase produces MTFDASETTFQNPDTDPHANDAAPYGGGDPYADYREAGDLPFTELVDLADRRLGAGVIAANDEFFAQRENLLLRERAVFDPEHFGHKGKIMDGWETRRRRGADADHPFPAPEDHDWAIVRLGAPGIVRGLVVDTAHFRGNYPQRVSVQATAVDGAPGPEELLADDVKWEEILPPTPVRGHAANAFEIAGGRRYTHLRLCQHPDGGIARFRVHGEVVPDPAWIAALGTVDLISVLNGGTYEDASDRFYSSPTQIILPGTSRKMDDGWENRRRRVRDTNDWVRFRLPAQGAVRAVEIDTAYLKGNSAGWVALQGRNGETGEWFEIIPRTRLQPDTLHRFVLRAQAVVTHVRLDAFPDGGVARMRLHGSFTESGTAELTRRYEESGA; encoded by the coding sequence ATGACCTTCGACGCGAGCGAGACCACATTCCAGAACCCCGACACCGACCCTCATGCCAATGACGCCGCGCCCTACGGCGGCGGCGACCCGTACGCCGACTACCGGGAGGCGGGCGACCTCCCCTTCACCGAGCTGGTCGACCTCGCGGACCGCCGCCTGGGCGCGGGCGTGATCGCCGCCAACGACGAGTTCTTCGCCCAGCGCGAGAACCTGCTCCTGCGCGAGCGCGCCGTCTTCGACCCCGAGCACTTCGGGCACAAGGGCAAGATCATGGACGGCTGGGAGACCCGCCGCCGTCGCGGCGCGGACGCCGACCACCCCTTCCCGGCCCCCGAGGACCACGACTGGGCGATCGTCCGCCTCGGCGCCCCCGGCATCGTCCGCGGCCTGGTCGTGGACACCGCCCACTTCCGCGGCAACTATCCTCAGCGCGTATCGGTGCAGGCCACCGCCGTCGACGGCGCCCCGGGCCCCGAGGAACTGCTCGCCGACGACGTGAAGTGGGAGGAGATCCTTCCGCCCACCCCCGTACGCGGCCACGCGGCCAACGCCTTCGAGATCGCCGGCGGCCGCCGCTACACCCACCTGCGCCTCTGCCAGCACCCGGACGGCGGCATCGCCCGCTTCCGCGTCCACGGCGAGGTCGTCCCCGACCCGGCCTGGATCGCCGCGCTCGGCACGGTCGACCTGATCTCGGTCCTCAACGGCGGGACGTACGAGGACGCCTCCGACCGCTTCTACTCCTCACCCACCCAGATCATCCTGCCGGGCACCTCCCGCAAGATGGACGACGGCTGGGAGAACCGCCGCCGCCGGGTCCGCGACACCAACGACTGGGTCCGCTTCCGCCTCCCCGCCCAGGGCGCGGTCCGCGCGGTCGAGATCGACACCGCCTACCTCAAGGGCAACTCCGCCGGCTGGGTCGCCCTCCAGGGCCGCAACGGCGAGACCGGCGAGTGGTTCGAGATCATCCCGCGCACCCGCCTCCAGCCCGACACCCTGCACCGCTTCGTGCTGCGCGCCCAGGCCGTCGTCACCCACGTCCGCCTCGACGCCTTCCCCGACGGCGGGGTGGCACGGATGCGGCTGCACGGCAGCTTCACGGAGTCCGGCACCGCCGAACTGACCCGCCGCTACGAGGAGTCGGGCGCGTGA